Proteins from one Bacteroidota bacterium genomic window:
- the def gene encoding peptide deformylase, protein MNFKITAYGHPLLRKISEDIDKNYPDLKELIEEMFKTMEDSSGIGLAAPQIGKSISLFIVNSTIDENNKNKIKKSFINPEIIETFGKDYAFEEGCLSLPGIRENVVRKEKVTINYLDENFKEHEETFDGINARVILHEYDHLEGILFTDRLSSLKRKMLSRQLKNIKIGNVDVDYPMDFYTKGKGI, encoded by the coding sequence ATGAATTTTAAAATTACTGCTTACGGACATCCACTTTTGCGTAAAATAAGTGAAGATATTGATAAAAATTATCCTGACTTAAAGGAATTAATTGAAGAGATGTTTAAAACAATGGAGGATTCAAGTGGAATAGGGCTTGCTGCACCGCAAATTGGCAAAAGTATTTCTCTTTTTATTGTTAATTCAACAATAGATGAAAATAATAAAAATAAAATAAAAAAGAGTTTCATTAATCCTGAAATAATTGAAACATTTGGTAAAGATTATGCTTTTGAAGAAGGATGTTTAAGCCTTCCCGGAATACGAGAAAATGTTGTAAGGAAAGAAAAAGTTACAATAAATTATCTTGATGAGAATTTTAAAGAACATGAAGAAACTTTTGATGGAATAAATGCAAGAGTGATTTTACACGAATACGATCATCTTGAAGGAATATTATTTACAGACAGGCTTTCTTCATTAAAAAGAAAGATGTTATCACGTCAACTAAAAAATATTAAAATAGGGAATGTGGATGTTGATTATCCAATGGATTTTTATACCAAAGGGAAAGGAATTTAG
- the ruvX gene encoding Holliday junction resolvase RuvX produces the protein MARIICIDFGLKRVGVAVTDSLKIIASGLATVENKNIIKFLEDYFSKEEVEKIVIGYPLNLDGTPTHATEAVERFIKTLNKKFRNIPVEKEDERFTSKMATKAMIEGGVKKKKRRDKSLIDKVSATIILQSYLEN, from the coding sequence TTGGCACGCATTATTTGTATCGATTTTGGTTTAAAAAGGGTAGGGGTTGCTGTTACTGATTCTCTGAAAATTATTGCCAGTGGATTAGCAACAGTTGAAAACAAAAATATCATTAAATTTTTGGAAGATTATTTTTCAAAAGAGGAGGTTGAAAAAATTGTAATAGGATACCCATTAAATCTTGACGGAACACCTACACATGCTACAGAAGCTGTTGAAAGATTTATAAAAACGCTGAACAAAAAATTTAGGAATATTCCTGTTGAAAAAGAAGATGAAAGATTTACATCTAAAATGGCTACAAAAGCAATGATTGAAGGAGGGGTTAAAAAGAAGAAACGTAGAGATAAAAGTTTAATTGATAAAGTAAGTGCCACAATTATTTTACAATCATATTTAGAAAATTAA